The proteins below come from a single Natrinema sp. SYSU A 869 genomic window:
- a CDS encoding helix-turn-helix domain-containing protein: MTLSDPAFDRMGIAELVSISRDAGVLEFEELACHGTGAIGQVAVETPIDEDRLSDLEYVDWWERVADSEGEYRYVIAFTAPALPEGLADRSDELIGTCEPDVTDQGATLSLVGSQETISGTVDEYERAGISPDLRKLGTYDGHDHPLDELTNRQREAVQTAYEMGYYEVPRTVTTEDVAAELDVDPSTIAEHLQRAERNLLGQHL, translated from the coding sequence GTGACACTCAGCGACCCGGCGTTCGATCGGATGGGAATTGCGGAGCTCGTCTCGATCAGTCGCGATGCGGGGGTTCTGGAGTTCGAAGAACTCGCGTGTCACGGGACCGGTGCCATCGGACAGGTCGCGGTCGAGACGCCGATCGACGAGGACCGGCTGTCCGACCTCGAGTACGTCGACTGGTGGGAGCGGGTCGCCGACTCGGAGGGGGAGTACCGGTACGTGATCGCGTTTACCGCACCGGCGCTCCCAGAGGGGCTCGCGGACCGGTCGGACGAACTGATCGGGACCTGTGAGCCAGACGTGACCGACCAAGGTGCCACCCTGTCGCTGGTCGGCTCTCAGGAGACGATTTCGGGGACCGTCGACGAGTACGAACGGGCGGGAATTTCGCCGGACCTGCGAAAGCTCGGGACGTACGACGGTCACGACCATCCGCTGGACGAACTGACCAACCGCCAGCGCGAGGCAGTTCAAACCGCCTACGAGATGGGGTACTACGAGGTGCCGCGAACGGTGACGACCGAGGACGTCGCCGCCGAACTCGACGTCGATCCATCGACGATCGCCGAGCATCTCCAGCGGGCCGAGCGGAACCTGTTGGGTCAGCACCTGTAA
- the merB gene encoding organomercurial lyase has product MFYDAVLLSAFAERPVAIRTESPDGTILEARAVGTTVSTVSPDGAVVSFGVDDTVAPPDGEPSHADIYTAVCPYVRAFPGHEAYERWADTVPAATVAMPLAGTTEIAAALVA; this is encoded by the coding sequence GTGTTTTACGACGCGGTGCTCCTGTCAGCGTTCGCGGAGCGGCCGGTCGCGATTCGAACCGAAAGCCCGGACGGAACGATACTCGAAGCGCGCGCCGTGGGAACCACTGTGTCGACGGTCTCGCCCGACGGAGCGGTGGTTTCGTTCGGTGTTGATGATACCGTCGCGCCGCCGGACGGCGAGCCGTCGCACGCAGACATCTATACCGCGGTCTGTCCGTACGTCAGGGCGTTCCCAGGCCACGAGGCGTACGAACGGTGGGCGGACACCGTCCCGGCAGCGACCGTCGCGATGCCGCTCGCGGGGACGACGGAGATCGCGGCTGCACTCGTCGCGTGA
- a CDS encoding ABC transporter permease subunit produces MTVTWRDVARKDFEDAARSRLLWGLIAVFVAFLVMSLLSAEQLFPEPVTVDAAMALSGVAMLAQLFVPGIALVAGYMSVVGERRSGSLRVLLSYPFSRRDVVTGKLAGRLLVTGTALTVGFAVASVLVVALYGVPDALTFAGFVATGVLLGLTFTALAVGGSAAASTQGRARTLTIGSFVGMVFFWKPVVVGIYYAVTVSLPGIRAESWYFLLKRLNPLEAYRVLAGAVLDERVDAVPEFPLEDVPATASPETLELSNRLAGEVPFYLADWFSVVVLLAWGLVPVIVGYRRFEDADLG; encoded by the coding sequence ATGACGGTCACCTGGCGGGATGTCGCCCGGAAGGACTTCGAGGACGCGGCGCGATCGCGGCTGCTCTGGGGGCTCATCGCCGTCTTCGTCGCCTTCCTGGTGATGTCGCTGCTCTCGGCCGAACAGCTCTTCCCGGAGCCCGTGACCGTCGACGCCGCGATGGCACTTTCGGGCGTCGCGATGCTCGCGCAACTGTTCGTCCCGGGCATCGCGCTGGTCGCTGGCTACATGTCAGTGGTCGGCGAGCGTCGGTCCGGGAGCCTGCGGGTGCTGTTGAGCTACCCGTTCTCTAGGAGGGACGTGGTCACCGGCAAACTCGCCGGTCGGCTGCTCGTTACCGGGACGGCGCTGACCGTCGGATTCGCCGTGGCCAGCGTCCTCGTCGTGGCGCTGTACGGCGTCCCCGACGCGCTGACGTTCGCCGGGTTCGTGGCGACCGGCGTCCTGCTCGGGCTGACGTTCACGGCCCTCGCGGTCGGCGGCTCGGCCGCCGCCTCGACCCAGGGACGGGCGCGGACGCTCACCATCGGCTCGTTCGTGGGGATGGTGTTCTTCTGGAAACCAGTCGTCGTCGGGATCTACTACGCGGTTACGGTCTCGCTCCCGGGGATTCGAGCCGAGTCGTGGTACTTCCTCCTGAAGCGGCTCAACCCGCTCGAGGCCTACCGCGTCCTCGCGGGTGCCGTCCTCGACGAGCGGGTCGACGCGGTCCCCGAGTTCCCACTCGAGGACGTCCCTGCCACCGCCTCGCCCGAAACGCTCGAGCTCTCGAACCGGCTCGCGGGCGAGGTCCCGTTCTACCTCGCAGACTGGTTCTCGGTGGTCGTGTTGCTCGCGTGGGGGCTCGTTCCCGTTATCGTGGGCTACCGACGTTTCGAGGACGCGGACCTCGGGTGA
- a CDS encoding AsnC family transcriptional regulator yields MRDLDETDMAILRLLGEDARRPYSEIAERVGLSGPAVSDRVQRLEEAGVINRFTVDVDQSQLRAGVPVFVRAIVPSGTVDDCKAAIADADAVEHVFVTADGELWFYARAQVQRVREWLEGLLPEADGVDYDVTLMDDAEWTPSLDGTQFALTCAECGNTVDSEGESTRIEGEVYHFCCPSCQGRFENRYDRLEEGV; encoded by the coding sequence ATGCGCGACCTCGACGAAACCGACATGGCAATCCTGCGGCTGCTAGGTGAGGACGCCCGGCGGCCCTACAGCGAGATCGCCGAGCGAGTGGGGCTCTCCGGGCCGGCCGTCTCCGACCGCGTCCAGCGCCTCGAGGAGGCGGGCGTCATCAACCGCTTCACCGTCGATGTGGACCAGTCACAGCTTCGGGCAGGGGTGCCAGTGTTCGTACGGGCGATCGTTCCGTCGGGGACCGTTGACGACTGCAAGGCGGCGATCGCGGATGCCGACGCCGTCGAGCACGTGTTCGTCACCGCCGACGGCGAGTTGTGGTTCTACGCCCGGGCACAGGTCCAGCGCGTCCGAGAGTGGCTCGAGGGCCTACTCCCCGAGGCGGACGGTGTCGACTACGACGTGACGCTGATGGACGACGCGGAGTGGACGCCGTCGCTCGACGGGACGCAGTTCGCCCTCACCTGTGCGGAGTGTGGCAACACCGTCGACAGCGAGGGGGAATCGACTCGCATCGAGGGCGAGGTCTACCACTTCTGCTGTCCGTCGTGTCAGGGTCGGTTCGAGAACCGATACGATCGACTCGAGGAGGGAGTCTGA
- a CDS encoding copper-translocating P-type ATPase — protein MHAGHETMFRRRFFVSTLLSIPVLLYSEMLQAWIGFSAPVFPGSEWITPVFAVIVFAYGGVPFLRMAVPELQERAPGMMTLISMAITVAFVYSLASVVAPTQSEFFWELVTLIDIMLLGHWIEMRSVRRASSALDELAKLMPDTAELITDDGETEEVPASNLEEGDLVLVRPGASVPADGVIETGDSDVDESMITGESMPVSKESGDEVVGGTVNGDGSLRVRISATGEETTLAGIMRLVEEAQSSESKTQALADRAAGWLFYVALGAAVVTAIAWTIATGFDSAVIERVVTVLVIACPHALGLAIPLVVAINTSLAARNGMLVRDRIAMEQARTLDTVVFDKTGTLTEGEQGVVDIATVDGVSEETALALAATVEGDSEHMIAQAVREAADERGVTRRTATDFEALKGKGVRATVDGERIHVGGPNLLSELEDGVPAELEQFADQAGENAQTVVYLFREEKPVAAFALADVIREESYRVVDALHELGLEVAMLTGDSEDVARSVAADLGVETVFAEVLPEDKDEKITELQEQGKSVAMVGDGVNDAPALTRADIGIAIGSGTDVAVQSADIILVTNNPMDVVRLVTLSRASYRKMQQNLVWAAGYNVFALPLAAGILAPIGILLSPAVGALLMSLSTVIVAINAQFLRRVDLSVPSLPGSPRRGNRGRLTDLLIGSVRPPSRPDSWYCKRPQQIGKYADSRGRSISQYGRRLVSMRQYHWRPGARIRLDYRSMAIRLPGSRGTAFRRRADSVGTTPRRGIGRNARGVDHRNSSPNRRRIDRGRRSVPCRRGDGSLG, from the coding sequence ATGCACGCCGGTCACGAAACCATGTTCCGGCGGCGGTTTTTCGTCTCAACGTTGCTCTCGATTCCCGTCCTCCTCTACAGCGAGATGCTCCAGGCGTGGATCGGCTTTTCGGCCCCGGTCTTTCCGGGAAGCGAGTGGATCACGCCTGTCTTTGCGGTGATCGTCTTCGCCTACGGGGGTGTCCCCTTCCTCCGAATGGCCGTCCCAGAACTGCAAGAGCGTGCGCCGGGGATGATGACGCTCATCTCGATGGCGATCACCGTCGCGTTCGTCTACAGCCTCGCGAGCGTCGTCGCACCGACCCAATCTGAGTTCTTCTGGGAGCTCGTGACCCTGATCGACATCATGCTGTTGGGCCATTGGATCGAGATGCGGAGCGTCCGGCGGGCCTCGAGCGCACTGGATGAACTGGCGAAGCTCATGCCCGACACGGCGGAACTGATTACCGACGACGGTGAGACTGAGGAGGTTCCCGCGAGCAACCTCGAGGAGGGCGATCTCGTGCTCGTCAGGCCGGGCGCGAGCGTGCCCGCTGACGGCGTCATCGAAACGGGCGACTCGGACGTCGACGAATCGATGATCACCGGCGAGTCGATGCCCGTCTCAAAGGAATCGGGCGACGAGGTCGTCGGCGGGACGGTCAACGGTGACGGCAGTCTCCGGGTGCGGATCAGCGCGACGGGAGAAGAGACGACGCTGGCGGGCATCATGCGCCTGGTCGAGGAAGCCCAATCGAGCGAATCGAAAACGCAGGCGCTGGCGGATCGCGCCGCGGGCTGGCTGTTCTACGTCGCGCTCGGTGCGGCCGTCGTCACGGCTATCGCGTGGACGATCGCGACGGGGTTCGATTCGGCGGTGATTGAACGCGTGGTCACCGTCCTCGTCATCGCCTGTCCGCACGCGCTCGGGTTGGCGATTCCGCTGGTCGTCGCGATCAACACCTCGCTGGCCGCGCGCAACGGGATGCTCGTCCGAGACCGCATCGCGATGGAGCAGGCCCGAACGCTCGACACCGTCGTCTTCGACAAGACCGGGACGCTCACCGAGGGCGAACAGGGAGTCGTCGATATCGCGACCGTCGACGGCGTTTCCGAGGAGACAGCACTCGCGCTCGCTGCGACCGTTGAGGGCGATTCGGAACACATGATCGCTCAGGCCGTCCGCGAGGCAGCCGACGAACGTGGTGTTACGAGGCGGACCGCCACCGATTTCGAGGCGCTGAAAGGCAAGGGTGTCCGCGCGACGGTAGACGGCGAACGAATTCACGTGGGCGGCCCGAATCTCCTTTCAGAACTCGAGGATGGCGTGCCAGCGGAACTCGAGCAGTTCGCTGATCAGGCTGGGGAGAACGCGCAAACCGTCGTCTACCTCTTCCGCGAAGAGAAACCAGTCGCCGCGTTCGCGCTCGCGGACGTGATTCGCGAGGAGAGCTACCGCGTCGTCGACGCGCTCCACGAACTGGGGCTCGAGGTGGCGATGTTGACCGGTGACTCCGAAGACGTGGCTCGCTCGGTCGCGGCCGACCTCGGGGTCGAGACGGTCTTCGCCGAGGTACTGCCCGAGGACAAGGACGAGAAGATCACGGAGCTACAGGAGCAGGGCAAGTCCGTCGCGATGGTCGGCGACGGGGTCAACGATGCGCCGGCGCTCACGAGAGCCGATATCGGGATCGCAATCGGGAGCGGGACGGATGTCGCCGTTCAGTCGGCGGACATCATCCTCGTCACAAACAACCCGATGGACGTGGTCCGGCTCGTCACACTGAGCCGGGCGAGCTACCGGAAGATGCAACAGAACCTCGTCTGGGCCGCGGGGTACAACGTGTTCGCGCTTCCGCTTGCAGCCGGGATCCTCGCACCGATCGGCATCCTCCTCTCGCCGGCCGTCGGGGCGCTGCTCATGTCGCTCAGTACGGTGATCGTCGCGATCAACGCGCAGTTCCTCCGGCGCGTGGATCTCTCGGTCCCGAGTCTTCCGGGGTCTCCGCGCCGCGGGAACCGCGGCCGGCTGACTGATCTGCTGATCGGCTCGGTTCGACCTCCTTCCCGTCCCGATTCTTGGTACTGTAAACGACCCCAGCAAATTGGGAAGTACGCCGATAGCCGTGGCCGCTCGATCTCCCAGTATGGCAGACGACTCGTGTCCATGCGGCAGTACCACTGGCGACCAGGAGCGCGAATCCGACTCGACTACCGATCGATGGCTATCCGACTTCCCGGTTCTCGAGGCACCGCTTTCCGTCGACGTGCAGACAGCGTTGGGACGACTCCTCGGCGAGGAATCGGTCGAAACGCTCGAGGAGTGGATCACCGAAATTCGTCGCCGAACCGGCGGCGGATCGATCGCGGTCGACGATCTGTGCCATGCCGACGAGGCGACGGCTCACTGGGGTGA
- a CDS encoding ABC transporter ATP-binding protein → MTAIQTDDLTKRFGDVVAVDGLDLHVREGKVFGFLGPNGAGKSTTIDMLLDYVRPTEGTARVLGADAREESEAIRERIGVLPEGMSLYDRLTGRRHLEFAIEWADADDDPNAILDRIGLDERDATRSVGEYSKGMQQRLALGMALVGNPDLLILDEPSSGLDPHGIRRMRELVREEAANGTTVFFSSHILGQVEAVCDRVGILSAGELVAVDTVEGLRRTVGAGSELCLRVIGDIDVTLTDIDGVDSVRLTDGILRVACSDSRAKARVVTRLTNAGVDILDVDSEEASLEDVFTAYTTDNGGPESETADVAVRKEVVP, encoded by the coding sequence ATGACTGCGATCCAGACAGACGACCTGACCAAGCGCTTCGGCGACGTCGTGGCTGTCGACGGCCTCGACCTGCACGTCCGGGAGGGAAAAGTGTTCGGCTTCCTCGGCCCGAACGGGGCCGGGAAGTCCACGACCATCGATATGCTGTTGGACTACGTGCGCCCGACCGAGGGAACCGCGAGGGTACTCGGCGCGGATGCCCGCGAGGAGTCGGAGGCGATTCGGGAACGCATCGGTGTGCTTCCCGAGGGAATGAGTCTCTATGACCGCCTGACTGGACGCCGCCACCTCGAGTTCGCGATCGAGTGGGCAGACGCCGATGACGACCCCAACGCGATACTTGACCGCATCGGATTAGACGAACGTGACGCGACCCGGTCGGTCGGCGAGTACTCAAAGGGCATGCAACAGCGGCTCGCGTTGGGGATGGCACTGGTCGGTAATCCCGACCTGCTCATCCTCGACGAGCCCTCCTCGGGGCTCGATCCGCACGGGATTCGCCGAATGCGGGAACTGGTCCGCGAGGAAGCCGCGAACGGGACGACGGTGTTCTTCTCGAGCCACATTCTCGGCCAGGTTGAGGCAGTCTGTGACCGCGTCGGTATCCTGTCCGCGGGCGAGTTAGTCGCCGTCGACACCGTTGAAGGGTTGCGGAGAACCGTCGGGGCCGGCTCCGAACTCTGTCTGCGCGTGATCGGTGATATCGACGTCACGCTCACCGATATCGACGGTGTCGACTCGGTACGGTTGACGGACGGTATTCTCCGGGTCGCGTGCTCGGATTCGCGTGCGAAAGCGCGAGTCGTGACTCGGCTGACGAACGCCGGCGTCGATATTCTCGACGTCGACTCCGAAGAGGCGTCGCTCGAGGACGTGTTCACGGCGTACACGACCGATAACGGCGGTCCCGAATCGGAGACGGCGGACGTCGCCGTGCGCAAGGAGGTGGTCCCATGA
- the hisG gene encoding ATP phosphoribosyltransferase: protein MRIAVPNKGRLHEPTIDLLERAGLHLENGADRKLYADTVDPDVTVLFARAADIPEYVSDGAADLGITGFDQVQEARVDDVSELLDLEFGRCRLVLAAPEDGEIDGVEDLAGKTVATEFPNITEDFFADTGVDPDIVEVSGATELTPHVEMADAIVDITSTGTTLKMNRLAVVDEVLASSVRLFGREDVLEDSKVGEVRTALSSVKRAEGKRYLMMNVPQDRLEAVRDVIPGLGGPTIMDIADEEDEKAKVAVHAVVNERDVFETITEVKAAGASDILVTEIERLVE from the coding sequence ATGCGAATCGCCGTTCCCAACAAGGGCCGCCTGCACGAGCCGACGATCGACCTCTTAGAGCGGGCGGGGCTCCACCTCGAGAACGGGGCCGACCGGAAACTCTACGCTGACACCGTCGATCCCGACGTGACGGTACTGTTCGCCCGCGCAGCCGATATCCCGGAGTACGTCTCCGACGGCGCGGCCGATCTCGGCATCACGGGCTTCGATCAGGTTCAGGAGGCCCGCGTCGACGATGTCTCGGAACTGCTCGACCTCGAGTTCGGGCGCTGCCGGCTCGTTCTGGCCGCCCCCGAGGACGGAGAGATAGACGGGGTCGAGGATCTGGCGGGCAAGACCGTCGCGACCGAGTTTCCGAACATCACGGAAGACTTCTTTGCGGACACCGGCGTCGACCCCGACATTGTCGAGGTCTCGGGCGCGACAGAGCTCACGCCCCACGTCGAGATGGCCGACGCCATCGTCGACATCACGAGTACCGGGACGACGCTGAAGATGAACCGGCTGGCCGTCGTCGACGAGGTCCTCGCGAGTTCCGTCCGACTGTTCGGTCGGGAGGACGTCCTCGAGGACTCCAAGGTCGGTGAAGTCAGGACCGCCCTCTCTTCGGTAAAACGCGCCGAGGGCAAGCGCTACCTGATGATGAATGTGCCCCAAGACCGACTCGAGGCCGTTCGCGACGTCATCCCGGGCCTCGGTGGGCCGACGATAATGGACATCGCCGACGAGGAAGACGAGAAAGCGAAGGTCGCCGTCCACGCGGTCGTCAACGAGCGAGACGTCTTCGAAACGATCACCGAAGTCAAAGCGGCCGGTGCGAGCGATATCTTAGTGACCGAAATCGAGCGACTCGTCGAGTAA
- a CDS encoding heavy metal-associated domain-containing protein, whose protein sequence is MSQTITVEGMSCEHCEQTVEDALEGVEGVESVDVDRDAKRATVEGAAETQALVSAVDIAGYNASA, encoded by the coding sequence ATGAGTCAGACCATCACCGTCGAAGGCATGTCCTGTGAGCACTGCGAACAGACCGTCGAAGACGCGCTCGAGGGAGTGGAGGGCGTCGAATCGGTCGACGTCGATCGCGACGCGAAACGAGCCACCGTCGAGGGGGCTGCAGAGACCCAGGCACTTGTCAGCGCGGTCGACATCGCCGGCTACAACGCGAGCGCGTGA